The following coding sequences lie in one Aquabacterium olei genomic window:
- the ccoS gene encoding cbb3-type cytochrome oxidase assembly protein CcoS, whose translation MEILYVLLPVSVLLVLAILAILGWAVHSGQFEDIEQEGIRILSDESQKVEDNVERHQI comes from the coding sequence ATGGAAATCCTCTACGTCCTGTTGCCCGTTTCGGTCCTGCTGGTGCTCGCCATCCTGGCCATCCTGGGATGGGCGGTCCACTCAGGACAGTTTGAAGACATCGAGCAGGAAGGCATTCGCATCCTGTCTGATGAGTCTCAAAAAGTCGAGGATAACGTTGAGCGTCATCAAATTTAG
- the ccoN gene encoding cytochrome-c oxidase, cbb3-type subunit I yields MASTHSATYNDTVVRQFAIAAVLWGVVGMAVGVLIASQLAWPELNFGIPWLSYGRLRPLHTNAVIFAFGGCALFATSYHVVQRTCQTRLFAGPLAAFTFWGWQLVILLAAISLPLGYTSGKEYAELEWPIDILITLVWVAYAVVFFGTIGMRKVRHIYVANWFYGAFIIAVALLHIVNSAEIPVSLTKSYSVYAGVQDAMVQWWYGHNAVGFFLTAGFLGMMYYYIPKQAGMPVYSYRLSIVHFWALIFTYMWAGPHHLHYTALPDWTQSVGMVFSLILLAPSWGGMINGIMTLSGAWYKLRDDAILKFLIVALSFYGMSTFEGPMMSIKTVNSLSHYTDWTVGHVHSGALGWVGLISMGSLYYLIPRMFGRTTMYSVQAISLHFWAATIGIVLYIAAMWIAGVMQGLMWRAVNPDGTLVYSFVESVKATYPFYVIRVAGGLLYLGGMILMLWNTVMTALAGRAVDAPISAQAQPAHA; encoded by the coding sequence ATGGCATCCACCCACTCTGCCACGTACAACGACACGGTTGTCCGGCAGTTCGCCATAGCGGCCGTCCTATGGGGCGTCGTCGGTATGGCCGTCGGCGTCCTCATTGCGTCCCAGCTGGCCTGGCCGGAACTCAATTTCGGGATCCCCTGGCTTTCCTACGGTCGACTGCGACCCCTGCACACCAATGCGGTGATTTTTGCGTTCGGTGGCTGTGCCCTGTTCGCAACGTCCTACCACGTTGTGCAAAGAACGTGCCAGACGCGCCTCTTCGCAGGCCCTCTGGCCGCTTTCACGTTCTGGGGTTGGCAACTGGTGATCCTGCTGGCGGCCATCTCGCTGCCCCTGGGCTACACCAGCGGCAAGGAATACGCCGAGCTGGAATGGCCGATCGACATCCTGATCACCCTGGTCTGGGTGGCTTACGCTGTCGTCTTCTTCGGCACCATCGGGATGCGCAAGGTTCGCCACATCTACGTGGCCAACTGGTTCTACGGCGCCTTCATCATCGCCGTGGCCCTGCTGCACATTGTCAACAGCGCTGAAATCCCCGTCAGCCTGACCAAGTCCTACTCGGTGTACGCCGGTGTTCAGGACGCCATGGTGCAATGGTGGTACGGCCACAATGCCGTGGGCTTCTTCCTGACGGCAGGCTTCCTGGGCATGATGTACTACTACATCCCCAAGCAGGCCGGCATGCCCGTGTACTCGTATCGCCTGTCGATCGTGCACTTCTGGGCCCTGATCTTCACCTACATGTGGGCGGGTCCTCACCACCTGCACTACACCGCGCTGCCTGACTGGACCCAGTCCGTCGGCATGGTGTTCTCGCTGATCCTGCTGGCTCCCTCCTGGGGCGGCATGATCAACGGCATCATGACCCTGTCGGGTGCCTGGTACAAGCTGCGCGACGACGCGATCCTGAAGTTCCTGATCGTGGCCCTGTCGTTCTACGGCATGTCGACCTTCGAAGGTCCGATGATGTCCATCAAGACCGTGAACTCGCTGTCGCACTACACCGACTGGACGGTCGGCCACGTGCACTCGGGCGCCCTGGGCTGGGTGGGTCTGATCTCGATGGGCTCGCTGTACTACCTGATCCCGCGCATGTTCGGCCGCACCACGATGTACTCGGTGCAAGCCATCTCGCTGCACTTCTGGGCTGCCACCATCGGCATCGTGCTCTACATCGCTGCGATGTGGATTGCCGGTGTGATGCAGGGCCTGATGTGGCGCGCTGTGAACCCGGACGGCACCCTGGTGTACTCCTTCGTCGAAAGCGTGAAGGCAACCTATCCGTTCTACGTGATCCGCGTCGCGGGCGGCCTGCTCTACCTGGGCGGCATGATCCTGATGCTGTGGAACACCGTGATGACTGCCCTGGCTGGTCGCGCCGTGGATGCGCCGATCTCGGCCCAGGCTCAGCCGGCTCACGCCTGA
- the ccoO gene encoding cytochrome-c oxidase, cbb3-type subunit II: MADHNHKPALFSHERIETSNFLMIVLTLVVVAFGALVEIVPLFFQHSTTQPVEGLKPYTALQLAGRDVYLREGCYGCHSQMVRPFRAETLRYGHYSMAGEFVYDHPFQWGSKRTGPDLHRVGGKYSDEWHRAHLINPRDVVPESNMPAYPWLAESKLQDGPAVAPRMEALRKVGVPYTDAEIKAADEEVKGKTELEAVIAYLQVLGTAVK, from the coding sequence ATGGCTGATCACAACCACAAGCCTGCGCTCTTCTCCCACGAGAGGATCGAGACCAGCAACTTCCTGATGATCGTGCTCACGCTGGTCGTCGTGGCCTTCGGCGCCCTGGTCGAAATCGTGCCGCTGTTCTTCCAGCACAGCACGACCCAACCCGTGGAAGGCCTGAAGCCCTACACCGCGCTCCAGCTGGCCGGTCGCGACGTCTACCTGCGTGAAGGCTGCTACGGCTGCCACTCGCAGATGGTTCGCCCCTTCCGCGCCGAGACCCTGCGTTATGGCCATTACTCGATGGCCGGCGAGTTCGTGTACGACCACCCCTTCCAGTGGGGTTCCAAGCGGACCGGTCCCGACCTGCACCGCGTGGGCGGCAAGTACTCGGACGAGTGGCATCGTGCCCACTTGATCAACCCGCGTGATGTGGTGCCCGAGTCCAACATGCCGGCTTACCCGTGGCTTGCCGAAAGCAAGCTGCAGGACGGTCCTGCCGTGGCGCCCCGCATGGAGGCCCTGCGCAAGGTCGGTGTCCCGTACACCGACGCAGAGATCAAGGCCGCCGACGAGGAGGTCAAGGGCAAGACCGAGCTGGAAGCCGTGATCGCGTACCTGCAGGTCCTCGGCACCGCCGTCAAGTAA
- a CDS encoding cbb3-type cytochrome oxidase subunit 3, with the protein MDIIDVRSLFTVACLCVFVGIVVWAYARSNKAQFEEAAQLPLAED; encoded by the coding sequence ATGGACATCATCGATGTGAGAAGCCTCTTCACGGTGGCATGCCTGTGCGTTTTCGTGGGCATCGTTGTCTGGGCCTACGCGCGCAGCAACAAGGCTCAGTTTGAAGAGGCAGCCCAGCTGCCTCTCGCAGAAGATTGA
- the ccoP gene encoding cytochrome-c oxidase, cbb3-type subunit III: MSDFISNGWAWYVTAIVVFGLVYCAFVLIGAAKHKVVYDAQGNVDKTTGHVWDGDLRELNNPLPRWWLFLFIFTLIFAIGYLVLYPGLGANPGKLNWSSTGQLEAEMVKAKVEQDKIFAKFKNASVEDLARDPQAQAIGERLFLNNCAACHGSDAKGAKSFPNLTDGDWLHGGSPEKIIETITLGRRGQMPPMAAAVGTPDEVRQVANYVLSLSGSGHNSILAELGKAKFKAACAACHGADGKGNQAIGAPNLTDKVWLHGWGEEAIQHIVNNGKVNVMPAQSPRLSEDQIKIVASYVWAQSHPVKTASAK, from the coding sequence ATGAGCGACTTCATTTCGAATGGATGGGCGTGGTATGTCACGGCCATCGTGGTGTTCGGCCTGGTGTATTGCGCGTTCGTCCTGATCGGCGCGGCCAAGCACAAGGTTGTCTACGATGCACAGGGTAATGTCGACAAGACGACCGGCCACGTGTGGGACGGTGACCTGCGCGAACTGAACAACCCGCTGCCTCGCTGGTGGCTGTTCCTGTTCATCTTCACGCTGATCTTCGCCATCGGCTACCTCGTGCTGTACCCGGGTCTGGGTGCCAACCCCGGCAAGCTGAACTGGTCTTCCACGGGCCAGCTCGAAGCCGAGATGGTCAAGGCCAAGGTCGAGCAGGACAAGATCTTCGCCAAGTTCAAGAACGCCTCGGTCGAAGACCTGGCACGCGACCCGCAGGCTCAGGCCATCGGCGAGCGTCTGTTCCTGAACAACTGCGCAGCCTGCCACGGCTCGGACGCCAAGGGTGCCAAAAGCTTCCCCAACTTGACCGACGGTGACTGGCTGCACGGCGGCTCGCCCGAGAAGATCATCGAGACCATCACGCTGGGTCGTCGTGGCCAGATGCCTCCGATGGCTGCCGCTGTCGGCACCCCGGACGAAGTCCGTCAGGTGGCGAACTACGTGCTGAGCCTGTCCGGTTCGGGCCACAACTCGATCCTGGCTGAACTCGGCAAGGCGAAGTTCAAGGCAGCCTGCGCAGCCTGCCACGGTGCGGACGGCAAGGGCAACCAGGCCATCGGCGCGCCGAACCTGACCGACAAGGTCTGGCTGCATGGCTGGGGCGAAGAGGCCATCCAGCACATCGTCAACAACGGCAAGGTCAACGTGATGCCGGCCCAGAGCCCGCGTCTGTCGGAAGACCAGATCAAGATCGTGGCGTCCTACGTGTGGGCCCAGTCTCATCCGGTCAAGACCGCGTCGGCCAAGTGA
- the ccoG gene encoding cytochrome c oxidase accessory protein CcoG, which produces MSEPASPSADTKRVIPIQPAASQQRREETVSLYKKTEKIYAREVSGWFSRWRWVLVWVTQIVFYGTPWLMWNDRQAVLFDLGTRRFYLFNLVLYPQDLIYLTALLMISAYGLFLFTAVAGRLWCGYACPQSVYTEIFMWIERKIEGDRTRRMKLDKAPWSIQKVLRKTGKQVAWITVSLWTGYTFVGYFTPIRELAQAVISFGLGPWESFWILFYGFATYGNAGYMREQVCKYMCPYARFQSAMFDRDTLIISYDEKRGEPRGSRSRKTDAKAAGKGDCIDCTLCVQVCPTGIDIRKGLQYECIGCAACIDVCDSVMDKMGTPRGLIRYATENSMDNGWGRAQMWARVARPRVLIYTAILFAVIAAFMYSIYSRPLFRVDIVRDRGALARVVDDGYVENVYRVQLMNASEQVQRYRIGVEQLTAARVEGGENIVLGPAEARWVPVAVRVPPEVAARMGTGANSMTLLVEQLRHGDRPQVDIRERTTFMVPR; this is translated from the coding sequence ATGTCAGAGCCAGCCAGTCCCTCCGCAGACACCAAGCGCGTCATCCCCATCCAGCCCGCAGCGTCTCAGCAGCGGCGCGAAGAAACGGTGTCGCTGTACAAGAAGACCGAGAAGATCTACGCGCGCGAGGTGTCCGGTTGGTTCAGCCGCTGGCGCTGGGTGCTCGTGTGGGTGACGCAGATCGTCTTCTACGGCACGCCCTGGTTGATGTGGAATGATCGCCAGGCGGTCCTGTTCGACCTGGGCACGCGGCGCTTCTACCTCTTCAATCTGGTTCTCTACCCGCAGGACCTGATCTACCTGACAGCCCTGCTGATGATTTCGGCATACGGGCTGTTTCTGTTCACGGCGGTAGCCGGTCGGCTGTGGTGCGGTTACGCGTGCCCCCAATCGGTCTATACCGAGATCTTCATGTGGATCGAGCGCAAGATCGAAGGCGATCGCACGCGCCGCATGAAGCTCGACAAGGCACCCTGGTCCATCCAGAAGGTCTTGCGCAAGACCGGCAAGCAGGTTGCCTGGATCACGGTGTCGCTCTGGACGGGCTACACCTTCGTCGGCTACTTCACGCCCATCCGTGAACTGGCCCAGGCCGTGATCAGCTTCGGTCTCGGCCCCTGGGAATCCTTCTGGATCCTGTTTTACGGCTTTGCCACCTATGGCAACGCCGGCTACATGCGCGAGCAGGTCTGCAAGTACATGTGCCCGTATGCGCGCTTCCAGAGCGCGATGTTCGACCGCGATACGCTGATCATCAGCTACGACGAGAAGCGTGGCGAGCCGCGTGGATCGCGCTCCCGCAAGACCGACGCGAAGGCGGCAGGGAAGGGTGATTGCATCGACTGCACCCTGTGCGTCCAGGTGTGCCCGACCGGCATCGACATCCGCAAGGGCCTGCAATACGAGTGCATCGGTTGTGCCGCCTGCATCGACGTGTGTGACTCGGTCATGGACAAGATGGGTACGCCGCGTGGCCTGATCCGCTACGCCACCGAAAACTCCATGGACAACGGTTGGGGTCGTGCGCAGATGTGGGCGCGTGTGGCGCGCCCCCGTGTGCTGATCTATACCGCCATCCTCTTCGCGGTGATTGCGGCGTTCATGTACAGCATCTATAGCCGACCTCTCTTCAGGGTCGACATCGTCCGCGACCGCGGGGCTCTGGCCCGGGTGGTGGATGATGGCTATGTGGAGAACGTCTACCGCGTGCAGTTGATGAATGCCAGCGAGCAGGTGCAGCGTTACCGGATCGGTGTGGAGCAGCTGACCGCTGCACGGGTCGAAGGGGGCGAGAACATCGTCCTCGGCCCCGCAGAGGCCCGCTGGGTGCCCGTTGCCGTGCGCGTGCCGCCCGAAGTGGCCGCCCGGATGGGCACCGGTGCAAACAGCATGACCTTGCTGGTCGAGCAGTTGCGGCACGGTGACCGCCCGCAGGTCGACATCCGCGAGCGAACCACTTTCATGGTCCCGCGCTGA
- a CDS encoding nitrogen fixation protein FixH, protein MSEQALASEQPSAPVSQPPWWKLPIVWMVIGGPLAVVVASLFTVGIAVKNVDPVLDTSKGQVSSTNELPAVKARNHAAEGSTQPAER, encoded by the coding sequence ATGTCTGAACAAGCCCTTGCCTCCGAGCAGCCTTCGGCGCCGGTGTCCCAGCCCCCCTGGTGGAAGCTTCCGATCGTGTGGATGGTGATCGGCGGGCCGCTGGCCGTCGTCGTGGCCTCCTTGTTCACGGTCGGCATCGCCGTCAAGAACGTGGATCCGGTGCTGGACACATCCAAAGGCCAGGTGTCTTCCACGAACGAGTTGCCCGCGGTGAAGGCGCGCAACCATGCGGCTGAAGGCAGCACCCAGCCCGCGGAGCGCTGA